The Streptomyces sp. NBC_01244 genome contains a region encoding:
- the sdhA gene encoding succinate dehydrogenase flavoprotein subunit yields MKIHKYDTVIVGAGGAGMRAAIESTKRSRTAVLTKLYPTRSHTGAAQGGMAAALANVEDDNWEWHTFDTVKGGDYLVDQDAAEILAKEAIDAVLDLEKMGLPFNRTPDGTIDQRRFGGHSRNHGEAPVRRSCYAADRTGHMILQTLYQNCVKEGVEFFNEFYVLDQLLVEEDGVQKSAGVVAYELATGAIHVFQAKSVIYASGGTGKFFKVTSNAHTLTGDGQAACYRRGLPLEDMEFFQFHPTGIWRMGILLTEGARGEGGILRNKDGERFMEKYAPVMKDLASRDVVSRSIYTEIREGRGCGPAGDHVYLDLTHLPPEQLDAKLPDITEFARTYLGIEPYTDPIPIQPTAHYAMGGIPTNVEGEVLRDNTTVVPGLYAAGEVACVSVHGANRLGTNSLLDINVFGKRSGIAAAAYAHAHDYVELPENPAQQVIDQVERLRNSTGNERVADLRLELQETMDACVMVFRTEQTIKTAVEKIAELRERYLNVSVQDKGKRFNTDLLEAIELGNLLDLAEVMAVSALARKESRGGHYREDYPNRDDVNFMRHTMAYREVGDDGKDSVRLDYKPVVVTRYQPMERKY; encoded by the coding sequence ATGAAGATCCACAAGTACGACACCGTCATCGTCGGGGCGGGCGGCGCAGGCATGCGCGCCGCCATCGAATCGACGAAGCGCAGCCGCACCGCCGTGCTGACCAAGCTCTACCCCACCCGCTCCCACACGGGCGCCGCGCAGGGCGGCATGGCCGCCGCGCTCGCCAACGTGGAGGACGACAACTGGGAGTGGCACACCTTCGACACGGTCAAGGGCGGTGACTACCTGGTCGACCAGGACGCCGCCGAGATCCTGGCGAAGGAGGCCATCGACGCGGTCCTCGACCTCGAGAAGATGGGCCTGCCGTTCAACCGCACCCCGGACGGCACCATCGACCAGCGCCGCTTCGGCGGCCACTCCCGCAACCACGGCGAGGCGCCGGTCCGCCGGTCCTGCTACGCCGCGGACCGCACCGGCCACATGATCCTCCAGACGCTGTACCAGAACTGCGTCAAGGAGGGCGTGGAGTTCTTCAACGAGTTCTACGTCCTGGACCAGCTCCTGGTCGAGGAGGACGGCGTCCAGAAGTCGGCCGGCGTGGTCGCGTACGAGCTCGCCACCGGCGCGATCCACGTGTTCCAGGCGAAGTCCGTCATCTACGCCTCGGGCGGCACCGGCAAGTTCTTCAAGGTGACCTCCAACGCGCACACCCTCACGGGTGACGGCCAGGCGGCCTGCTACCGCCGCGGCCTGCCGCTGGAGGACATGGAGTTCTTCCAGTTCCACCCGACGGGCATCTGGCGCATGGGCATCCTGCTGACGGAGGGCGCCCGCGGTGAGGGCGGCATCCTCCGCAACAAGGACGGCGAGCGCTTCATGGAGAAGTACGCGCCGGTCATGAAGGACCTCGCGTCCCGTGACGTCGTCTCGCGCTCCATCTACACCGAGATCCGTGAGGGCCGCGGCTGCGGTCCCGCCGGTGACCACGTGTACCTGGACCTGACGCACCTGCCGCCGGAGCAGCTCGACGCGAAGCTCCCGGACATCACCGAGTTCGCGCGCACGTACCTGGGCATCGAGCCGTACACGGACCCGATCCCGATCCAGCCCACCGCGCACTACGCCATGGGCGGCATCCCGACGAACGTCGAGGGTGAGGTCCTCAGGGACAACACCACCGTCGTCCCGGGCCTGTACGCGGCCGGCGAGGTCGCGTGCGTATCGGTGCACGGCGCGAACCGCCTGGGCACCAACTCGCTGCTGGACATCAACGTCTTCGGCAAGCGCTCGGGCATCGCGGCCGCCGCGTACGCCCACGCCCACGACTACGTCGAGCTGCCCGAGAACCCGGCGCAGCAGGTCATCGACCAGGTCGAGCGGCTGCGCAACTCCACGGGCAACGAGCGGGTCGCGGACCTTCGCCTGGAGCTCCAGGAGACGATGGACGCCTGCGTGATGGTGTTCCGCACCGAGCAGACGATCAAGACCGCGGTCGAGAAGATCGCGGAGCTGCGCGAGCGCTACCTGAACGTGTCCGTCCAGGACAAGGGCAAGCGCTTCAACACGGACCTGCTGGAAGCCATCGAGCTGGGCAACCTGCTCGACCTGGCCGAGGTCATGGCCGTGTCCGCGCTGGCGCGCAAGGAGTCCCGCGGCGGTCACTACCGCGAGGACTACCCGAACCGCGACGACGTCAACTTCATGCGCCACACCATGGCGTACCGCGAGGTCGGCGACGACGGCAAGGACTCCGTCCGCCTGGACTACAAGCCGGTCGTCGTCACCCGCTACCAGCCGATGGAGCGT
- a CDS encoding succinate dehydrogenase hydrophobic membrane anchor subunit, producing MSSDTSFEKGIGDVEGVSLYDVDNPAPYIEAPRKRTGKTPRSTRGNFEMVAWLFMRLSGIVLVVLVLGHLLIQLVLDGGVSKIGFAFVAGRWASPFWQGWDLLMLWLAMLHGANGLRTVINDYAERANTRLWLKGLLYTATVFTILLGTLVIFTFDPNIR from the coding sequence ATGTCTTCTGACACTTCTTTCGAAAAGGGCATCGGTGACGTGGAGGGCGTGTCCCTCTACGACGTCGACAACCCGGCGCCGTACATCGAGGCCCCGCGCAAGCGCACCGGCAAGACGCCTCGCTCGACCCGCGGCAACTTCGAGATGGTCGCGTGGCTCTTCATGCGCCTCTCGGGCATCGTGCTCGTCGTCCTGGTCCTCGGCCACCTGCTGATCCAGCTCGTCCTCGACGGCGGCGTCTCCAAGATCGGCTTCGCCTTCGTGGCGGGCCGCTGGGCCTCCCCGTTCTGGCAGGGCTGGGACCTGCTGATGCTGTGGCTCGCGATGCTGCACGGCGCGAACGGTCTGCGTACCGTCATCAACGACTACGCGGAGCGCGCCAACACGCGTCTGTGGCTCAAGGGCCTGCTCTACACCGCCACGGTGTTCACCATTCTTCTGGGCACGCTGGTGATCTTCACCTTCGACCCGAACATCCGCTAG
- the sdhC gene encoding succinate dehydrogenase, cytochrome b556 subunit, giving the protein MPAGTLYRGREGMWSWVAHRVTGVLIFFFLFVHVLDTALVRVSPEAYDDVVATYKTPIVALLEYGLVAAILFHALNGLRVIAVDFWSKGPRYQKQMLWSVVGIWVVLMVGALYPVLGHAYLELFGK; this is encoded by the coding sequence GTGCCGGCTGGAACGTTGTACCGCGGCCGGGAAGGAATGTGGTCCTGGGTGGCTCATCGAGTCACCGGCGTCCTCATTTTCTTCTTCCTGTTCGTACACGTCCTCGACACCGCTCTCGTCCGCGTCTCCCCCGAGGCGTACGACGATGTCGTGGCTACCTACAAGACTCCGATCGTCGCGCTGCTGGAGTACGGCCTCGTCGCCGCAATCCTGTTCCACGCGCTCAACGGTCTCCGTGTCATCGCCGTGGACTTCTGGTCCAAGGGCCCCCGCTACCAGAAGCAGATGCTCTGGTCCGTGGTGGGCATCTGGGTCGTGCTGATGGTCGGGGCCCTGTACCCCGTCCTCGGACACGCTTACCTCGAACTCTTCGGGAAGTGA
- a CDS encoding 2-oxo-4-hydroxy-4-carboxy-5-ureidoimidazoline decarboxylase, giving the protein MAGHPRRATRSPPLSSHLPAQARGGSDPSLGSLPLHGVGPCGDTGLVRFNALSPEAAHSALLHCCGSRRWAHRVAAHRPYPDFGALLAAADEASYDLSQADLSEALACEFPPELEHGASYAALLALDAAHAEYERTYRHAFVICLHGTTPEEQADQLLAAIRRRMELDVDEERAISADELRRVAQVRLADLTHWLTSTDGVSAAEFGLFAPVG; this is encoded by the coding sequence GTGGCGGGACACCCGCGCCGCGCCACGAGGAGCCCCCCGCTGTCCAGCCACCTTCCGGCACAGGCCCGCGGAGGCTCCGACCCTTCCCTCGGCTCCCTCCCCCTCCACGGCGTCGGCCCTTGCGGCGACACCGGGCTCGTACGGTTCAACGCCCTGTCCCCCGAGGCCGCCCACTCCGCCCTGCTGCACTGCTGCGGCAGCCGGCGCTGGGCGCACCGGGTGGCCGCCCACCGCCCTTACCCCGACTTCGGCGCGCTACTCGCCGCCGCGGACGAAGCTTCGTACGACCTCTCCCAAGCGGACCTCTCCGAGGCGCTGGCCTGCGAGTTCCCGCCGGAGCTGGAGCACGGGGCCTCGTACGCCGCGCTCCTCGCGCTCGACGCGGCGCACGCGGAGTACGAGCGGACCTATCGCCACGCCTTCGTGATCTGCCTCCACGGGACCACCCCGGAGGAGCAGGCGGACCAGCTGCTGGCCGCGATCCGGCGGCGGATGGAGCTGGACGTGGACGAGGAACGCGCGATCTCCGCGGACGAGCTCCGTCGCGTCGCGCAGGTCCGGCTCGCCGACCTGACACACTGGCTGACCTCGACAGATGGGGTATCTGCTGCCGAATTCGGGCTATTCGCCCCTGTGGGATAG
- a CDS encoding RNA polymerase sigma factor, with protein MLGDDAELTTAVLAAQDGDELAFRSVYRAVHPRLLGYVRTLVGDGDAEDVTSEAWLQIARDLDSFTGDADRFRGWAARIARNRALDHIRMRGRRPAVGGDETELTGHAAESDTAGEAMESLSTCRTMELIAQLPRDQAEAVVLRVVVGLDAKSAAETLGKRPGAVRTAAHRGLKKLAELLGEAVEGDFDPESGPGSDPDVDPESGIGSTVGVGSGRRRGLGDNDGRARGAGGGRDLDAVPAQRARAAGLVEQTGVTHSRWRTQKDM; from the coding sequence TTGCTGGGGGACGACGCGGAGCTGACCACCGCGGTGCTCGCGGCACAAGACGGCGACGAGCTCGCGTTCCGTTCTGTGTACCGCGCCGTGCACCCGCGCCTGCTCGGATACGTCCGCACGCTCGTCGGGGACGGCGACGCGGAGGACGTCACCTCCGAAGCTTGGCTGCAGATCGCCCGCGACCTCGATTCCTTCACCGGCGACGCCGACCGATTCCGCGGCTGGGCCGCCCGCATCGCCCGCAACCGCGCCCTCGACCACATCCGGATGCGCGGGCGCCGGCCCGCCGTCGGCGGGGACGAGACCGAGCTGACGGGTCACGCCGCCGAGTCCGACACCGCCGGCGAGGCCATGGAGTCCCTCTCCACCTGCCGCACCATGGAACTCATAGCCCAGCTCCCGCGGGACCAGGCCGAGGCCGTCGTCCTGCGGGTGGTCGTCGGCCTGGACGCCAAGAGCGCCGCCGAGACCCTGGGCAAGCGCCCCGGCGCGGTACGCACCGCCGCACACCGGGGCCTGAAGAAGCTGGCCGAGCTGCTCGGCGAGGCCGTCGAGGGTGACTTCGACCCGGAGTCCGGCCCCGGCTCCGACCCCGACGTCGACCCCGAGTCCGGCATCGGCTCCACCGTGGGCGTCGGCTCCGGACGCCGGCGCGGCCTCGGTGATAATGACGGGCGCGCACGGGGCGCCGGGGGCGGGCGGGACCTCGACGCCGTACCGGCGCAGCGGGCCCGCGCCGCGGGCCTCGTAGAACAAACCGGTGTGACGCATTCACGTTGGCGGACGCAGAAGGACATGTGA
- a CDS encoding L,D-transpeptidase family protein, whose protein sequence is MHRQKAIVRALGLATAVALAATACGPQKTESAGSGSSAPASPTAVASPDVSASTDGKPGDASPSASPSASPSPSASASASPSPTVKQVMANGDDSELVRELQARLRQLKLMTVAPTGFYGSKTTAAVRSFQSKNGLPATGGVDEPTWKKIQNATKKPTEAELRPPTVNEPDAPDARCMTGRVMCISKESRTLAWMIDGKVVSTLDVRFGSEKTPTREGEFKVEWKAKDWTSTIYHTPMPYSMFFNGGQAVHYSADFAARGYAGASHGCVNVRDKARLATLFDAVKVGDKVVVYW, encoded by the coding sequence ATGCACCGCCAGAAAGCAATAGTTCGCGCACTGGGCCTGGCCACCGCCGTCGCGCTGGCCGCGACCGCCTGCGGGCCGCAGAAGACGGAGTCCGCGGGCTCCGGTTCTTCCGCGCCCGCATCGCCCACGGCGGTCGCCTCTCCCGACGTCTCCGCGTCCACGGACGGAAAGCCGGGCGACGCCTCGCCGTCGGCGTCCCCGTCCGCGTCGCCTTCGCCTTCGGCCTCCGCTTCCGCCTCGCCCTCGCCGACCGTGAAGCAGGTCATGGCGAACGGCGACGACAGCGAGCTGGTCCGCGAACTGCAGGCCCGGCTGCGTCAGCTCAAGCTGATGACGGTCGCCCCGACCGGTTTCTACGGTTCGAAGACGACCGCGGCGGTCAGGTCCTTCCAGTCGAAGAACGGCCTGCCCGCCACCGGCGGCGTGGACGAGCCCACCTGGAAGAAGATCCAGAACGCCACCAAGAAGCCGACCGAAGCCGAGCTGCGCCCGCCGACCGTCAACGAGCCGGACGCGCCCGACGCGCGCTGCATGACGGGCCGGGTGATGTGCATCAGCAAGGAGAGCCGCACCCTCGCCTGGATGATCGACGGGAAGGTCGTCTCCACGCTGGACGTGCGCTTCGGCTCGGAGAAGACCCCGACCCGCGAGGGCGAGTTCAAGGTGGAGTGGAAGGCCAAGGACTGGACGTCGACGATCTACCACACGCCGATGCCGTACTCGATGTTCTTCAACGGGGGCCAGGCCGTGCACTACTCGGCCGACTTCGCCGCCCGCGGATACGCCGGCGCCTCGCACGGCTGCGTGAACGTCCGGGACAAGGCCAGGCTGGCGACGCTGTTCGACGCGGTGAAGGTCGGCGACAAGGTCGTCGTCTACTGGTGA
- a CDS encoding acyl-CoA mutase large subunit family protein, whose product MERHTESGIPIAPVYRPDDLAGWDPGTELGEPGEYPYTRGVYPTMYTGRPWTMRQYAGFGTAAESNARYRQLIAGGAAGLSVAFDLPTQMGHDSDAPLAHGEVGKVGVAIDSVEDMRVLFDGIPLDRVSTSMTINAPAALLLLLYQLVAEEQGIEPGLLTGTVQNDVLKEYVARGTYIFPPGPSLRLTADVFRYCRAELPRWNTISISGYHMAEAGASPAQEIAFTLADAIAYVRTALAAGMEVDAFAPRLSFFFVARTTLLEEVAKFRAARRIWARVMREEFGARDPRSLMLRFHTQTAGVQLTAQQPELNLVRVAVQGLAAVLGGTQSLHTNSFDEAIALPTEKSARLALRTQQVLAYETDVPHTVDPFAGSYAVERMTDEVEAAALDLMARVEAMGGAVAAIEAGFQKAEIERNAYRIARETEAGERVVVGVNRFALDEEEPYEPLRVDPAIEDRQRASLASLRAGRDGAAVDEALAALREAAAGTENVLYPMREALRARATVGEVCGALREVWGTYVPADSGW is encoded by the coding sequence ATGGAGCGGCACACCGAGAGCGGGATCCCGATCGCGCCCGTCTACCGCCCGGACGACCTCGCCGGCTGGGACCCCGGGACCGAGCTGGGAGAGCCGGGGGAGTACCCGTACACCCGGGGCGTCTACCCGACGATGTACACCGGACGGCCCTGGACCATGCGTCAGTACGCCGGCTTCGGCACGGCCGCCGAGTCCAACGCCCGCTACCGGCAGCTCATCGCGGGCGGCGCCGCCGGGCTGTCCGTGGCCTTCGACCTGCCCACCCAGATGGGTCACGACTCCGACGCCCCGCTCGCGCACGGCGAGGTCGGGAAGGTGGGCGTCGCGATCGACTCGGTCGAGGACATGCGGGTGCTCTTCGACGGGATCCCGCTCGACCGGGTGTCCACGTCGATGACGATCAACGCGCCGGCCGCGCTGCTGCTCCTGCTCTACCAACTGGTCGCCGAGGAACAGGGGATCGAGCCCGGCCTGCTGACCGGCACGGTCCAGAACGACGTGCTGAAGGAGTACGTCGCACGGGGGACCTACATCTTCCCGCCCGGCCCCTCCCTGAGGTTGACGGCCGACGTCTTCCGCTACTGCCGGGCCGAGCTCCCCAGGTGGAACACCATCTCCATCTCCGGCTACCACATGGCCGAGGCGGGGGCCTCGCCCGCGCAGGAGATCGCCTTCACGCTGGCCGACGCGATCGCGTACGTACGGACCGCGCTGGCCGCCGGGATGGAGGTCGACGCGTTCGCGCCCCGGCTGTCGTTCTTCTTCGTCGCCCGCACCACCCTCCTGGAGGAGGTCGCGAAGTTCCGCGCGGCCCGGCGGATCTGGGCCCGCGTCATGCGCGAGGAGTTCGGGGCCCGGGACCCCAGATCCCTGATGCTGCGCTTCCACACCCAGACCGCCGGGGTGCAGCTGACGGCGCAGCAGCCGGAGCTGAACCTGGTCCGCGTCGCCGTGCAGGGGCTGGCGGCCGTGCTGGGCGGCACCCAGTCGCTGCACACCAACTCCTTCGACGAGGCGATCGCGCTGCCCACCGAGAAGTCGGCCCGCCTCGCACTGCGGACCCAGCAGGTGCTGGCGTACGAGACGGACGTGCCGCACACCGTCGACCCCTTCGCCGGGTCCTACGCGGTGGAGCGGATGACGGACGAGGTGGAGGCGGCGGCGCTCGACCTGATGGCGCGGGTCGAGGCGATGGGCGGGGCGGTGGCCGCGATCGAGGCGGGCTTCCAGAAGGCGGAGATCGAGCGGAACGCGTACCGGATCGCCCGGGAGACCGAGGCCGGCGAGCGCGTGGTGGTCGGGGTCAACCGCTTCGCGCTGGACGAGGAGGAGCCGTACGAGCCGCTGCGGGTGGATCCGGCGATCGAGGACCGGCAGCGGGCGTCCCTCGCCTCGCTGCGGGCGGGGCGCGACGGGGCGGCCGTGGACGAGGCGCTGGCGGCGCTGCGGGAAGCGGCGGCGGGCACGGAGAACGTGCTCTATCCGATGCGCGAGGCGCTGCGGGCCAGGGCCACGGTGGGGGAGGTCTGCGGGGCGCTGCGGGAGGTGTGGGGGACGTACGTGCCGGCTGATTCCGGCTGGTGA
- the leuE gene encoding leucine efflux protein LeuE — translation MLGVTDLPTYLAGLVLIILLPGPNSLYVLSVAARGGVRQGYRAAAGVFTGDALLMTLAAVGAGALLQTSPIVFGVVKLLGAGYLTWLAIGMLRGAWTMWRARRERAGTDGLAGESPVAAVAAAGVKAGDTERPYRRALLISVFNPKAILFLMSFFVQFVDTAYAYPALSFLLLGGLMQIGSFLYLTTLIFGGNRLAAAFRRRKRLAAGASSAAGVLFLGFAAKLAVS, via the coding sequence ATGCTGGGTGTCACAGATCTTCCGACGTATCTCGCCGGCCTGGTGCTGATCATTTTGCTGCCGGGGCCGAACTCGCTCTACGTGCTCTCCGTCGCCGCGCGCGGCGGGGTCCGCCAGGGGTACCGGGCCGCCGCCGGCGTGTTCACCGGAGACGCCCTGCTCATGACCCTGGCCGCGGTCGGTGCCGGGGCGCTGCTGCAGACCAGCCCGATCGTGTTCGGCGTCGTCAAACTGCTCGGCGCCGGATACCTGACCTGGCTCGCCATCGGCATGCTGCGGGGCGCGTGGACCATGTGGCGCGCCCGCCGCGAACGCGCCGGGACCGACGGGCTCGCCGGGGAGAGCCCGGTGGCGGCCGTGGCCGCGGCCGGGGTGAAGGCCGGCGACACGGAGCGGCCCTACCGGCGGGCGCTGCTGATCAGCGTCTTCAACCCCAAGGCCATCCTCTTCCTGATGTCCTTCTTCGTGCAGTTCGTGGACACGGCCTACGCCTACCCGGCACTGTCCTTCCTGCTGCTGGGCGGCCTGATGCAGATCGGCAGCTTCCTCTACCTGACCACGCTGATCTTCGGCGGGAACCGCCTGGCGGCAGCCTTCCGGCGGCGCAAGCGGCTCGCCGCCGGTGCCAGCTCGGCGGCGGGCGTGCTGTTCCTGGGCTTCGCCGCGAAGCTCGCCGTCAGCTGA
- a CDS encoding polysialyltransferase family glycosyltransferase: MNVTQIFLASTLYGTATLAAALDANLFPPAGRRILLTSNHSVTAEITPGLTAAPGFAALRTRFDEVLDWNAVIAPQHPSTWSPRPDDVPLWERQLRSSWGLGTDRVELIVESLQVPPAQSLCRLFPGAAMEVYADGLMSYGPTRFRLDPGLGMRVRRVLHLDLVPGLEPLLLTEFGVRAEAIPAAAFLKVIGELEAAVETPVELPPAPADADSGGPALLLGQYLSALDLVPADEEEELHGEMVRGAHALGHREMVFKPHPSAPAAYARRAREEAGRLGVRLTVLTTPVLAETLYERLRPALVVGCFSTGLLTAATLYGLPVARTGTGTVLGRLSPYPNSNRIPLVLADALLPDLADPAAVRSWTPPGPERVAAELAGLVTAVGFTMQPKILAERRTEAERWLAANLTPDTWRYFTRGRLTTLGLPGGIPAQLSFLPRSRAARRVARLLRRAVR; the protein is encoded by the coding sequence GTGAACGTCACCCAGATCTTCCTGGCCTCCACCCTCTACGGCACGGCCACCCTCGCCGCCGCCCTCGACGCGAACCTCTTCCCGCCCGCCGGCCGGCGGATCCTGCTGACCAGCAACCACTCCGTGACCGCCGAGATCACCCCGGGCCTGACCGCCGCACCCGGCTTCGCCGCCCTGCGGACCCGTTTCGACGAGGTCCTCGACTGGAACGCCGTCATCGCCCCGCAGCACCCCAGCACCTGGAGCCCGCGCCCCGACGACGTCCCGCTGTGGGAACGCCAGCTGCGCTCCTCCTGGGGCCTGGGCACCGACCGCGTCGAGCTGATCGTGGAATCGCTCCAGGTGCCGCCCGCCCAGAGCCTGTGCCGGCTCTTCCCCGGGGCTGCCATGGAGGTCTACGCCGACGGGCTGATGAGCTACGGTCCCACCCGCTTCCGCCTCGATCCCGGGCTCGGGATGCGCGTACGGCGGGTGTTGCACCTGGACCTCGTACCGGGCCTGGAGCCGCTGCTGCTGACCGAGTTCGGCGTACGGGCCGAGGCGATCCCGGCCGCCGCCTTCCTCAAGGTCATCGGCGAGCTCGAAGCGGCGGTGGAGACACCGGTGGAGCTGCCTCCGGCGCCGGCCGATGCGGACTCCGGGGGCCCCGCGCTCCTGCTGGGCCAGTACCTCTCCGCCCTCGACCTCGTGCCGGCCGACGAGGAGGAGGAACTGCACGGGGAGATGGTCCGCGGCGCCCATGCGCTGGGCCACCGCGAGATGGTCTTCAAACCACACCCCAGCGCCCCCGCCGCCTACGCCCGCCGGGCGCGGGAGGAGGCCGGGCGGCTCGGCGTGCGGCTCACCGTGCTGACCACCCCGGTGCTCGCCGAGACCCTCTACGAGCGGCTGCGCCCGGCCCTGGTCGTCGGATGCTTCTCCACGGGGCTGCTGACCGCCGCCACCCTGTACGGGCTCCCGGTGGCCCGGACCGGCACGGGAACCGTGCTGGGGCGCCTGTCCCCGTACCCGAACAGCAACCGGATCCCGCTCGTGCTGGCCGACGCCCTGCTGCCCGACCTCGCGGACCCCGCGGCCGTACGCTCCTGGACCCCGCCGGGGCCCGAACGGGTGGCGGCCGAGCTGGCCGGCCTGGTCACGGCGGTGGGCTTCACCATGCAGCCCAAGATCCTGGCGGAACGCCGCACGGAGGCCGAGCGCTGGCTGGCCGCGAACCTGACCCCGGACACCTGGCGCTACTTCACCCGCGGCCGGCTGACCACCCTCGGTCTGCCGGGCGGCATCCCGGCGCAGTTGTCCTTCCTGCCCCGCAGCCGCGCGGCCCGCCGGGTGGCCCGGCTGCTGCGCAGAGCGGTCCGCTAG
- a CDS encoding glycosyltransferase family 2 protein codes for MLKLSVVVPFFNVQTYAPDALKSLEVNARDDFEFLLVDDRSTDGTPALLERAARELPGAVHLRHERNGGLATARNTGLDAARGEYIAFLDGDDWLAPGHLARTLAAIEALKCDFVRTDHVQCTGRTRSVQRVPYGPESVVADPRSGILPVTRATSVDYPYAWAGMYHRRLLDRGLLHFTDGLRTAEDRPWIWRLHREAESFAPVGLPGIFYRRGVSTSLTQIGDERQLDFIRAFDQVLTEAAADRESDLLLPKAVRTYCAIIAHHVGSIERFEPPVARKLRSMSTAALGRMPQRVLDRTLDSMDADRAALLRRLRRRATAGSAPASPAATPASPAASATSDASAGVKA; via the coding sequence GTGCTCAAGCTCTCTGTTGTCGTGCCGTTCTTCAACGTGCAGACGTATGCGCCGGATGCCCTGAAAAGCCTCGAAGTCAACGCTCGGGACGATTTCGAATTCCTGCTCGTGGACGACCGCTCCACGGACGGGACGCCCGCACTCCTGGAGCGGGCGGCCCGCGAGCTGCCCGGCGCCGTGCACCTCAGACACGAGCGCAACGGCGGCCTGGCGACGGCGCGGAACACCGGTCTGGACGCGGCCCGCGGCGAGTACATCGCCTTCCTGGACGGGGACGACTGGCTGGCGCCGGGCCACCTGGCCCGCACCCTGGCCGCCATCGAGGCCCTGAAATGCGATTTCGTCCGTACCGACCACGTCCAGTGCACGGGCAGGACGCGCAGCGTCCAGCGCGTCCCCTACGGGCCGGAGTCGGTGGTGGCCGATCCGCGCAGCGGAATCCTGCCCGTCACCCGCGCGACCTCGGTGGACTATCCGTACGCCTGGGCGGGGATGTACCACCGGCGGCTGCTGGACCGCGGGCTGCTGCACTTCACGGACGGTCTGCGGACGGCGGAGGACCGGCCGTGGATCTGGCGGCTGCACCGGGAGGCTGAGTCCTTCGCCCCGGTCGGTCTGCCCGGAATCTTCTACCGTCGCGGGGTCTCCACCTCGCTGACGCAAATCGGTGACGAGCGGCAGCTCGATTTCATTCGGGCATTCGATCAGGTTCTGACCGAAGCGGCCGCCGACCGGGAATCCGATCTCCTCCTCCCGAAGGCCGTCCGAACATACTGCGCGATTATCGCTCACCATGTCGGGTCCATCGAAAGGTTCGAACCACCCGTGGCCAGAAAACTCCGCTCGATGAGCACGGCCGCGCTCGGCAGAATGCCCCAGCGGGTACTGGACCGGACCCTGGACTCGATGGACGCCGACCGCGCGGCCCTGCTCCGCCGGCTCCGCAGGCGCGCCACGGCCGGATCCGCCCCGGCGTCCCCCGCCGCGACCCCCGCGTCCCCCGCCGCGTCCGCCACGTCCGACGCATCCGCCGGGGTGAAGGCGTGA